The genomic segment GAGGTTTTAGAATGCTATGATAATACCCCAGATGGCAAATTAATCGGTGTAGCAGAATGGGAAGGCATATTGGTTAGTAAGATACTTGAGATAGCTAAACCTAAAGTCAGCGCCTCACATCTATTATTCCACTCATTAGATGGATACTCAACAAACCATAGAATAGAGTATGTGAAGAGGGCATGCGTTATGTTAGCATTAAAAATGAATGGTATGACCTTGCCAATAAAGCATGGTTATCCGGTTAGACTTGTAGCTCCAGGCATGTATGGGTATAAATGGGCTAAATGGATTAATAGAATAGAAGTTTTAGAGGGGGAGGAATTGGGTTACTGGGAGAAAAGAGGATACCCCTCGGAGCCATATAGGGGACTACGTACAATTTAAAGAGAGCCTCTGTGGATAATAAAGTAAAATTGGCGATCTATAAGTTGATCTTTAAGTAATCTCTAACCCTTTGTTACAATCCCTCTAATTTTTATTCACCTTTCCCTTTGATGTTA from the Candidatus Bathyarchaeia archaeon genome contains:
- a CDS encoding molybdopterin-dependent oxidoreductase, with protein sequence MVYWKLGITLTLIEEFFTVQKGKIPSVDIGSWRLIVDGCVEKPLTLTYEELKTLPQNRIIEVLECYDNTPDGKLIGVAEWEGILVSKILEIAKPKVSASHLLFHSLDGYSTNHRIEYVKRACVMLALKMNGMTLPIKHGYPVRLVAPGMYGYKWAKWINRIEVLEGEELGYWEKRGYPSEPYRGLRTI